cctccggccaataagtaggaaaaagtttttaaaaaaataaaataaaataaaaaataaaattgagacgccatgaaaatggtaaaatcaaatttccatgggttttaaatcatggctgaaatttaatttaggctctaagagtcagtcaagtcgctaataaatcgacgcttgctgttgactcaataactagagcccaaTGTATCTTATTAAGTTTATGATATATCCATTGGTTTGAATTTTAGTAGTCATCATTgaattgttaacattattattactatgtaGTAGTCAAATGTCTAATGTTATGTTATTGGGGATTTGTTTGGAAAATCTAAAGATCTGTTGCAGATGTCAACAAAGTCGGCTTGTGATATTGCCTTGGTATAAAATGTCAAAACATGTTTATACATGTTAGACTGTTTGGGGTCAAGTGTGTAAAGAATGAGTTGTGTTAATATATGGTATGGTATGAAAGTGATCATTGTTTCTAGCCATCACACAATAATTTGTTATTATAGACGACATAAATATGCTTGAATGCCAATTTTTTGAGTTTATGTGTTATTGAATAATGACAACACAAGTATTAAATTGTAGGTTTGACCTTATCAGGTCAAGTGGCCCAATGATCAATAACTGTGTGTACTCAAACTTGGGTTAATCACCCTACTATGTATAATACATTGTAGTATATATAAACATTAACCAGTTGTTGGTAATCACGTCTTCACCCTTGACCTTTTTTATGTGTATCTTTTGAATCAAAAGTTTACCTACTAGCAAACGCGGTGTAATTCTTTCGTTTATAACTTGTCACAATTCATACTCATTTACTTTGTGTGTCTAATTTTAATGTTCTTGATATTTATTATTCAACATATATTGCACTACTATTACAGTATTACTTATATCAATAGCATaaataacttattaaaaatatttttagaaTGATGGATGATAGAATACTCGCGaatgcgcgggttataaactagtattATGGATATTAGATTATCATCTCATGAGAACAATTAATAACTAATTTCAATTACCTAAGATCAATTTCTCAAGATATTATATGTTGAAATTATCCGCTGCTTTTATAAAAAGTATGAAAGTTTGAATGAATTTCACAGTATATTGACACACATATTTCAGTTTCACGGTATCATCTCCCGAGAACAATTCATAATCATAGATGGATAGATTATATGCCAACCGCAGATCTTATTTGTACAACCACCAAATATAGAATTTTTATAATAGAGTATTTCTCTATCTTCTGTCAACCATTCAATCAAAACCAACCATCCCAACTGTAAAGACCAAAAATGGCGGGTGCGGTTGTTATGATTACAAGACTAATTCATCTCAATCATCGTCGCCAAACCCTGAAACCCAAAtccctatcatcatcatcatcatcatcatcatcatcatcactaataCTTTTATCTCACCATCATCAATTCATCAAGTTTCCCTCTTTTGGTCCACCTTCCACCACTATGTCTGTTTCGGCCGTCACTCCAACCACCAACCTACCACCACCACTTGTTCAACACAACCCCCAAGGTACCCttgtttatttctttctttctttatttGTTTCTTTTACCTCAGACTTTTCACCTTTATTTCCTTTAATTATTCAATAATTCAAGATTGATTGATAATTCATCCTAACTTCCTAGTACTAGCTTTATTATAGATTGATTGACTAATATGTGGGATGTTTGTATTGTGGgtgttgtgaaaaaaaaaaaaaaaaaaaaaaaaaaaaaaaaaaaaaaaaaataggttgTTGGTCAGAATTCGCTAATAATGTTTCTGGGGAATGGGATGGTTTTGGAGCTGATTTTAGTGTTGATGGTAACCCCATTGAGCTTCCTGAAAACGTAGTACCTAATGCTTATCGAGAATGGGAGGTTCAAGTCTTCGATTGGCAGACTCAGTGCCCAACTCTTGCACAACCCAATAACTCATCCCTCATCTACAAGTTAGTTAAACTGCTTCCTACTGTTGGTTGTGAAGCCGATGCAGCCACACGATATACTATAGATGAGAGGATCATAGGAGGTGTAGATAACATGGTTtcttcatttgcttatcatcccacTGGATCTTACACTGCTGTTTGGGACTCAACACCAAATAGAACTTCTTCTTCTACTTCTTTCACGAAACTACTTGAATTAGAGCATTGTTTGATCAATCCTAACGATAAAGAATCACGGGTTAGGATTGTTCAAATTGTGGGTGTTGAAGACAACCAGAACCACAAGAAGATAGTGTTGAAAAACATCAAAGTGTTTGTTGAGCAATGGTATGGCCCTTTCAGAAACGGGGAACAACTAGGTGGGTGTGCAATACGTGATTCTGCTTTTGCTTCCACACAAGCTCTTTGTGGTTCACAAGTGTCAGGCGTCTGGGAAGTTTCAAACTCTATAGCTACCTTCCAAGACGACTCTCCCATTGTGAGTTACTGAGTTTATTTATTTAGCTTAATTAATTACatcatgttgaatgtttactttcttgatatatttatatataatgtgGGGATGATGCATGCTTTGATTAGCAATCACTTCATTTCATCTAATAATTTTGACAGGCCATTCTTCAACAACTTGTGACAGTTGATGGTATACACAAGGAAGTAAGAGACCAACAGAATTTGGTATTGCTTCCAAAAAACTTGTGGAGCTCAATACAATACGACGGAGAGCAAACTTGCTGTCAAGTTGGATGGTTGTTGGAACCAGGGCGTGCTATTACATCAAGCTGCATCTTTTCAGGAAATGCCAAGTTAAAAGTAACTAACTAATCCTTCCCTTCAAATCATCAaatttgttctttctttctttcatttctacaataaataaataatgatGACTTTTCAATAAACATGTAAGCACGCATCTGGTTTCTTTTCTTTTGCAGGAAATTGTAACTTCATCCGAAACTGCAACTCCTGGACCAGCAGAACTGTAGCACTCTCGATTATGACTCAATTTTTCTTGATGGAGGGAGATTGGCGTCTGTTAGGTTTGCATGTAATACTAGCTAGATTTTGGAGCTGTAATTGCAATCTGAAGAAATTTCTTAAAATAAGCATATAGAACACCAAACATGTTGAATTATAtggaactctctctctctctctctctctctctctctctctctctctctctctctcttttcttttctttttttctctTTTTCTCATGTCTGtaagtaggggtgttcatcggttcggttttcggtttgttcggtttattcggttcggtgtattcggttttgaaatttttttaggcaaaaccgaaaaccgaaccgaaaaccgaattcaaagttaaaaccgaaccaaaccgaaaaccgaattcaaattcggattcggttcggttttcggttaaaaccaaatattatgaaaaaactgagaacttTGGTAGTTTAATTGTagcgttactgatgtcttagttatttatatcctaaaacactgacgtattattaaattatcaagaattcgatgatgatgatttattaatatttatagcttaattatgacgtttactgcttctCTTATTAAGAATAA
The window above is part of the Rutidosis leptorrhynchoides isolate AG116_Rl617_1_P2 chromosome 1, CSIRO_AGI_Rlap_v1, whole genome shotgun sequence genome. Proteins encoded here:
- the LOC139886381 gene encoding uncharacterized protein isoform X1, giving the protein MAGAVVMITRLIHLNHRRQTLKPKSLSSSSSSSSSSSLILLSHHHQFIKFPSFGPPSTTMSVSAVTPTTNLPPPLVQHNPQGCWSEFANNVSGEWDGFGADFSVDGNPIELPENVVPNAYREWEVQVFDWQTQCPTLAQPNNSSLIYKLVKLLPTVGCEADAATRYTIDERIIGGVDNMVSSFAYHPTGSYTAVWDSTPNRTSSSTSFTKLLELEHCLINPNDKESRVRIVQIVGVEDNQNHKKIVLKNIKVFVEQWYGPFRNGEQLGGCAIRDSAFASTQALCGSQVSGVWEVSNSIATFQDDSPIAILQQLVTVDGIHKEVRDQQNLVLLPKNLWSSIQYDGEQTCCQVGWLLEPGRAITSSCIFSGNAKLKEIVTSSETATPGPAEL
- the LOC139886381 gene encoding uncharacterized protein isoform X2, with product MAGAVVMITRLIHLNHRRQTLKPKSLSSSSSSSSSSSLILLSHHHQFIKFPSFGPPSTTMSVSAVTPTTNLPPPLVQHNPQADAATRYTIDERIIGGVDNMVSSFAYHPTGSYTAVWDSTPNRTSSSTSFTKLLELEHCLINPNDKESRVRIVQIVGVEDNQNHKKIVLKNIKVFVEQWYGPFRNGEQLGGCAIRDSAFASTQALCGSQVSGVWEVSNSIATFQDDSPIAILQQLVTVDGIHKEVRDQQNLVLLPKNLWSSIQYDGEQTCCQVGWLLEPGRAITSSCIFSGNAKLKEIVTSSETATPGPAEL